The Synchiropus splendidus isolate RoL2022-P1 chromosome 1, RoL_Sspl_1.0, whole genome shotgun sequence genome includes a window with the following:
- the LOC128747244 gene encoding cortexin-3 isoform X1: protein MDPTPPRADEDSEVHLKGRGQATQKRMPQRPLWELQCRCLACATGLSFWMMEGEPFTSALHSLLHSAGGHFVALSSSPSSSSSSDSAVTAMSLEQKTTFALVILLFVFLLILIVRCFRILLDPYRSMPTSTWADGLDGLEKGQFDYTLA, encoded by the coding sequence ACAGTGAGGTCCATCTGAAAGGAAGGGGCCAAGCGACTCAGAAGAGGATGCCCCAGCGCCCCCTGTGGGAGCTGCAGTGTCGCTGTCTAGCCTGTGCTACTGGCCTCTCTTtttggatgatggagggagagcCCTTCACCTCTGCCCTTCACTCTCTGCTGCACTCCGCCGGGGGACACTTCGTggccctctcctcctccccttcctcttcGTCCTCGTCTGACTCAGCCGTCACTGCCATGTCCTTGGAGCAGAAGACCACTTTTGCCTTGGTCATCTTGCTCTTCgtgttcctcctcatcctcatcgtgAGATGCTTCCGCATCCTCTTGGATCCATATAGGAGCATGCCGACGTCCACCTGGGCAGACGGGCTGGATGGTTTGGAGAAAGGCCAGTTCGATTACACCCTGGCTTAA
- the LOC128747244 gene encoding cortexin-3 isoform X2 has protein sequence MPQRPLWELQCRCLACATGLSFWMMEGEPFTSALHSLLHSAGGHFVALSSSPSSSSSSDSAVTAMSLEQKTTFALVILLFVFLLILIVRCFRILLDPYRSMPTSTWADGLDGLEKGQFDYTLA, from the coding sequence ATGCCCCAGCGCCCCCTGTGGGAGCTGCAGTGTCGCTGTCTAGCCTGTGCTACTGGCCTCTCTTtttggatgatggagggagagcCCTTCACCTCTGCCCTTCACTCTCTGCTGCACTCCGCCGGGGGACACTTCGTggccctctcctcctccccttcctcttcGTCCTCGTCTGACTCAGCCGTCACTGCCATGTCCTTGGAGCAGAAGACCACTTTTGCCTTGGTCATCTTGCTCTTCgtgttcctcctcatcctcatcgtgAGATGCTTCCGCATCCTCTTGGATCCATATAGGAGCATGCCGACGTCCACCTGGGCAGACGGGCTGGATGGTTTGGAGAAAGGCCAGTTCGATTACACCCTGGCTTAA